A single genomic interval of Nonomuraea rubra harbors:
- a CDS encoding IS5 family transposase codes for MNPRRPYRSDLSDARWALTEPTLTAWRQARLDRRPTGAPAPTDLRDIFNAILYLNRTGVAWAYLPHDFPPHGTVYSSYAAWREEGIFAQLNYDLTGVARVKEGRDPQPTAAVIDTQTIKTSTNPPTASQGTDAAKKIVGRKRSVATDALGLLLAVVVCAASVSENQAGIQVLDQAKGAYPTLAATWVDLDSNDQRNTASGWVDRGSDGSAGNVRRDERGLVAAVARR; via the coding sequence ATGAACCCCCGACGCCCGTACCGCTCCGACCTCTCCGACGCCCGCTGGGCCTTAACCGAACCGACCCTCACCGCCTGGCGACAGGCCCGGCTCGACCGCCGTCCAACCGGCGCACCCGCGCCCACTGACCTGCGAGACATCTTCAACGCGATCTTGTATCTGAACCGGACCGGCGTCGCCTGGGCCTACCTCCCGCACGACTTCCCACCCCACGGCACCGTCTACTCCTCCTACGCCGCCTGGCGCGAAGAGGGCATCTTCGCCCAGCTCAACTACGACCTCACTGGCGTGGCCCGCGTCAAGGAAGGACGCGACCCCCAGCCCACCGCGGCCGTCATCGACACCCAGACGATCAAGACCTCCACCAACCCGCCGACCGCCTCACAGGGCACCGACGCCGCAAAGAAGATCGTCGGACGCAAGCGGAGCGTAGCCACCGACGCCCTCGGCCTACTCCTCGCCGTGGTCGTCTGCGCCGCCTCCGTCTCGGAGAACCAGGCCGGCATCCAGGTCCTCGACCAGGCCAAGGGCGCCTACCCCACTCTGGCTGCGACCTGGGTCGACTTAGATTCAAACGATCAACGCAACACTGCAAGTGGATGGGTGGATCGTGGCTCGGATGGGTCGGCCGGGAATGTCAGACGCGATGAAAGAGGACTTGTGGCGGCGGTGGCGCGCCGGTGA
- a CDS encoding IS3 family transposase: protein MTFIDQHAGVFGVEPICRVLTEHGCPISTSTYYAAKNRPPSARAMRDAELDAHIQRIHADNYGVYGARKVWQQLLREGHRVARCTVERRMRALGLQGARRGKKIRTTTSDPGHERAADRLQRDFTASRPNAAWVADFTHVPAWCGVVYVAFVVDIYSRAIVGWAASLTKHTTLVLDALDMALWRRERTGHPAGPGLIHHSDAGSQYTSFRFTTHLLAAGIDASIGTVGDALDNALMESQIGLFKTELIKPRGPWRSLAEVELATAEWVAWFNTARLHSAIGHLPPEEFEAIYYARHQPNEALAINR, encoded by the coding sequence GTGACCTTCATCGACCAGCACGCCGGCGTGTTCGGTGTCGAGCCGATCTGCCGTGTCCTGACCGAGCACGGCTGCCCCATCTCTACCAGCACTTACTACGCCGCCAAGAACCGCCCGCCCTCGGCACGGGCGATGCGCGACGCCGAGCTGGACGCCCACATCCAGCGCATCCACGCCGACAACTACGGCGTCTACGGCGCCCGCAAGGTCTGGCAGCAGCTGCTGCGCGAGGGGCATCGGGTGGCCCGCTGCACCGTCGAGCGGCGCATGCGCGCACTCGGCCTGCAAGGCGCCCGCCGCGGTAAGAAGATCCGCACCACCACGTCCGATCCCGGGCACGAGCGGGCGGCCGACCGGCTGCAGCGCGACTTCACCGCCTCCCGGCCGAACGCCGCCTGGGTGGCCGACTTCACCCACGTGCCGGCCTGGTGCGGGGTGGTCTACGTCGCGTTCGTCGTCGACATCTACTCCCGGGCGATCGTCGGCTGGGCCGCCTCGCTGACCAAGCACACCACCCTCGTGCTGGACGCCCTGGACATGGCGTTGTGGCGACGCGAGCGCACCGGACACCCGGCCGGGCCGGGGTTGATTCATCACTCGGACGCGGGCAGTCAATACACGTCTTTCCGGTTCACCACCCATCTGCTGGCGGCCGGCATCGACGCCTCCATCGGCACAGTCGGCGACGCGCTCGACAACGCCCTGATGGAATCGCAGATCGGCCTGTTCAAGACCGAGCTGATCAAGCCCCGAGGCCCCTGGCGCAGCCTGGCCGAGGTGGAACTGGCCACCGCCGAATGGGTGGCCTGGTTCAACACCGCCCGCCTGCACTCAGCCATCGGACACCTTCCGCCTGAGGAGTTCGAGGCGATCTACTACGCTCGACACCAGCCCAACGAAGCCCTAGCAATCAACCGCTGA
- a CDS encoding IS30 family transposase, protein MKEDLWRRWRAGESISVISRALGKPPGSVFTVLKHHGGIAPAARVRRADRLSAEERESISRGLEAGASLRSIAVSIGRSASTVSREVARNGGRAKYRALAAEQRAQEQARRPKPSALQNNSVLRRLVIELLDNEWSPEQIVGHLRLTHAGNPLMRISHESIYRAIYTTRWKLIPRELCTKLRTRRPIRKNKKNTVKGQWRSQITGARPIEERPDAANARTELGHLEGDLIIGAKNSQIATLVDRKSRYLTMVALPSRHTTTVIPALQQAFSQMDARLRSTLTWDRGMELAGHQLLTEATGIDVFFAAPRSPWQRGTNENTNKLIRQYLPKGTDLSLYSQADLDAIAARLNNRPRKCLGYQTPAQCVALTL, encoded by the coding sequence ATGAAAGAGGACTTGTGGCGGCGGTGGCGCGCCGGTGAGTCCATCAGCGTGATCTCCCGAGCGCTGGGCAAGCCTCCGGGGTCGGTTTTCACGGTGCTGAAGCACCATGGCGGCATCGCGCCGGCCGCGCGGGTACGCCGGGCCGACCGATTGAGCGCCGAGGAGCGGGAATCGATCTCCCGCGGCCTGGAGGCAGGAGCCTCACTACGGTCGATCGCCGTGTCGATCGGCCGCTCGGCGTCCACGGTGAGCCGGGAGGTCGCCCGCAACGGCGGCCGGGCGAAGTACCGTGCGCTCGCCGCCGAGCAACGCGCCCAAGAGCAGGCACGCCGCCCAAAACCGTCCGCCCTGCAGAACAACTCGGTGCTGCGCCGGCTGGTGATCGAACTCCTCGACAACGAGTGGTCGCCGGAGCAAATCGTGGGCCATCTGCGGCTGACGCACGCCGGCAACCCGCTCATGCGGATCAGCCACGAAAGCATCTACCGTGCGATCTACACGACCCGGTGGAAGCTGATCCCGCGTGAGCTGTGCACCAAGCTGCGCACGCGCCGTCCCATCCGCAAGAACAAGAAGAACACGGTCAAGGGCCAATGGCGTTCTCAGATCACCGGGGCACGGCCGATCGAGGAACGGCCTGACGCCGCCAACGCCCGAACCGAGCTCGGCCACCTCGAAGGCGACCTCATCATCGGCGCCAAGAACAGCCAGATCGCGACGCTGGTCGACCGCAAGTCCCGCTACCTGACCATGGTCGCGCTACCCAGCCGTCACACCACAACCGTCATCCCCGCCCTGCAGCAGGCGTTCTCACAGATGGATGCACGCTTACGCAGCACTCTGACCTGGGACCGCGGCATGGAACTCGCCGGCCACCAGCTGCTCACCGAAGCGACCGGCATCGACGTTTTCTTCGCCGCACCGCGCAGCCCATGGCAGCGAGGCACCAACGAGAACACCAACAAACTCATCCGGCAATACCTACCGAAAGGCACCGACCTGAGCCTATACAGCCAAGCTGACCTCGACGCCATCGCCGCCCGGCTGAACAACCGCCCCCGCAAATGCCTCGGCTACCAGACCCCCGCCCAATGCGTTGCCTTGACTCTCTGA
- a CDS encoding recombinase family protein, with translation MRNGRINKARRGELSFALPSGYLRRPSGEVVFDPDEQVQSVIRLIFAQFERIGTLHGVLRYLVANGIQLGIRLREGPDKGTLEWRRPNRMTLQTLLHNPAYAGIYAYGRRRADPRRQDPARPSTGRVVQARDEWLVMIPDVLPAYITVTQFEANEAKLAANRARADATGSVRNGPALAAGLIFCVIVRYHTQRSRAVPEYVCSREATNYGAAHNCQLLNAACVDAFVEGQVLAALAPAAVEVSLRAADQVVAERAELERLWSQRLERAAYEADRARRCYHLAEPENRLVVRQLEKDWESALAHQQKLREEHARFTRTSPRTLTAAERHTITALAGDIAGLWHAPTTTINDRKEIVRAIVDKVIVTVSGTSERVQASIVWAGGATTCGELVRPVQRLDQLSYYPAMIGRIRELAAQGIGASGIADRLAAEGYRPAKGGDRITATTVRDLMRRLGCPAGRVHRHRPAPAGEEPGPDERWLKHLAAELQMTTSTLYAWINRGWITARRESCWPHRLIAHADQRELAELRERRARPPGWYSRRLWTEDDNTSAEPNP, from the coding sequence ATGCGGAACGGCCGGATCAACAAGGCCCGCCGCGGTGAGCTGTCCTTCGCGCTGCCCAGCGGCTATCTCCGCCGCCCCTCGGGCGAGGTGGTCTTCGACCCGGACGAGCAGGTTCAGAGCGTCATCCGGCTGATCTTCGCGCAGTTCGAGCGGATCGGCACCCTGCACGGGGTGCTCCGCTATCTCGTCGCGAACGGCATCCAGCTGGGCATCCGGTTGCGGGAGGGGCCGGACAAGGGCACGCTGGAGTGGCGCAGGCCGAACCGGATGACCCTGCAGACCCTGTTACACAATCCCGCTTATGCCGGGATCTATGCCTACGGTCGCCGCCGGGCCGACCCGCGCCGCCAGGACCCTGCCCGGCCCAGCACGGGCAGGGTCGTCCAGGCCAGGGACGAGTGGCTGGTGATGATCCCCGACGTGCTGCCTGCCTACATCACGGTGACCCAGTTCGAGGCCAACGAGGCGAAACTCGCCGCCAACCGGGCTCGCGCCGACGCGACGGGCTCGGTGCGGAACGGGCCCGCTCTGGCCGCTGGGTTGATTTTTTGCGTGATCGTGCGCTACCACACCCAGCGCAGCAGAGCCGTACCCGAGTACGTGTGTTCCCGGGAGGCCACCAACTACGGAGCAGCCCACAATTGCCAGCTTCTGAACGCGGCCTGCGTGGACGCCTTCGTCGAAGGGCAGGTACTGGCCGCGCTCGCCCCCGCTGCCGTGGAGGTTTCGCTGCGGGCCGCGGACCAGGTGGTGGCCGAACGGGCCGAGCTGGAGCGGTTGTGGTCTCAGCGGCTGGAGCGAGCCGCCTACGAAGCTGACCGGGCACGGCGCTGCTACCACCTGGCCGAACCCGAAAACCGTCTGGTGGTCCGCCAACTGGAGAAGGACTGGGAGAGCGCCCTGGCTCACCAGCAGAAACTCCGCGAGGAACACGCCCGCTTCACCCGCACCAGCCCGCGCACCCTCACAGCGGCTGAGCGGCACACCATCACTGCGCTGGCCGGCGATATCGCCGGCTTGTGGCACGCGCCGACAACGACGATCAACGATCGCAAGGAGATCGTCCGCGCGATCGTCGACAAGGTCATCGTCACCGTGTCCGGGACCAGCGAACGCGTGCAGGCGAGCATCGTCTGGGCGGGAGGTGCCACCACCTGCGGTGAACTTGTTCGCCCGGTGCAGCGGCTCGACCAATTGTCCTACTACCCTGCGATGATCGGTCGGATCCGTGAATTGGCGGCCCAGGGCATCGGCGCCAGTGGGATCGCCGACCGGTTGGCAGCCGAGGGTTATCGGCCGGCGAAGGGCGGCGATCGGATCACCGCGACCACCGTCCGCGACCTCATGCGCCGTCTCGGCTGTCCGGCAGGCCGTGTCCATCGTCATCGCCCCGCTCCCGCCGGCGAGGAGCCCGGACCGGATGAGCGGTGGCTCAAGCATCTGGCTGCCGAGCTACAGATGACCACCTCCACCCTTTACGCCTGGATCAACCGGGGCTGGATCACAGCGCGCCGGGAGAGCTGCTGGCCGCATCGGCTCATCGCCCACGCTGACCAGCGAGAACTCGCTGAACTACGGGAGCGCCGAGCCCGTCCGCCCGGCTGGTACAGCCGACGCCTATGGACCGAGGACGACAACACGTCAGCCGAACCGAATCCATGA
- a CDS encoding response regulator transcription factor, translated as MIRVLVADDDPMVRRHLRTILAAGGEVEVVAEAEDGADAVEAVLRTSPDVVLMDIRMPGVDGIIATAEIARLSSPPAVVALTTFDSDTHVLRALAAGASGFLVKSTPPEDLIDLVKVAAQGHTVLSPAAARHLVSRSARTDDHTRAAQEKVDALSERERDVLGCLGDGLTNSEIAARLFLSETTVKSYVSRLLDKLGLANRTQAGLLAHQARLVPEDEQDK; from the coding sequence ATGATTAGAGTGCTCGTGGCCGACGACGACCCCATGGTCCGCCGCCATCTGCGCACGATCCTCGCCGCAGGAGGAGAAGTGGAGGTCGTCGCGGAGGCCGAGGACGGCGCCGACGCGGTGGAAGCCGTCCTGCGCACCTCTCCCGATGTCGTGCTGATGGACATCAGGATGCCGGGCGTGGACGGGATCATCGCCACAGCTGAGATCGCCAGGTTGAGCAGCCCGCCGGCGGTGGTCGCCCTGACCACATTCGACTCCGACACCCACGTACTGCGGGCGCTGGCGGCCGGGGCGAGCGGCTTCCTGGTTAAGTCGACCCCGCCGGAGGACCTGATCGACCTTGTCAAGGTGGCGGCTCAGGGGCACACCGTGCTGTCCCCGGCCGCTGCCCGCCACCTCGTCTCCCGCTCTGCCAGGACCGACGACCACACCAGAGCCGCGCAGGAGAAGGTCGACGCGCTGAGCGAGCGCGAGCGCGACGTGCTCGGCTGCCTCGGCGATGGGCTGACCAACAGCGAGATCGCGGCGCGACTGTTCCTCTCGGAAACCACGGTCAAGAGCTACGTCTCGCGGTTGCTCGACAAACTTGGCCTGGCCAACCGCACCCAGGCGGGCCTGCTTGCCCACCAGGCCCGCCTCGTCCCCGAGGACGAGCAGGACAAGTGA
- a CDS encoding sensor histidine kinase has product MTTTAPQPGEARRATVFLAVAMAVFALLDVAIYLNVQRTGGPLGPAAGLVLSLVVDACLLALCRFPRAVAVIAIIATVVAAVGDTLVPGTFTPVNPATPVTAPLCTPVIVWFLAHTLPRREVLAYVAVLAVAATRPWVPSWETAYAGSTTVVLPAVLGLYVRARRELVGSLRQRAESAEREQHLLAERATAAERQRLAGEMHDIVTHHVTEMVLAAGALKVSTTDRAAQAAAEQIRSTGSRALAELRDLIGILRHGHEHSHEYGHEDKRGEPPHVMLAPADVCALVEAAVSAGNPTSLYVTGEPKAVTPAVARGAYRVLQEALTNAMKHAHGARVDVELTYDHGAVTVTVTNAPPPRSSDTFLAASGSGTGLDGLRRRVLLLGGSFEASPALCGGFRVSAALPASVPTDEAPSTSNGGRPDD; this is encoded by the coding sequence GTGACCACCACCGCACCGCAGCCGGGCGAGGCCAGGAGGGCTACGGTCTTCCTGGCCGTCGCCATGGCCGTGTTCGCGCTGCTCGACGTCGCGATCTACCTCAACGTGCAGCGCACCGGCGGCCCGCTGGGGCCGGCCGCCGGGCTGGTGCTCAGCCTGGTCGTGGACGCCTGCCTGCTGGCGCTGTGCCGTTTCCCCCGAGCGGTAGCCGTGATCGCGATCATCGCGACGGTCGTGGCGGCCGTGGGCGACACGCTCGTTCCGGGGACGTTCACTCCCGTGAACCCTGCGACGCCGGTCACCGCGCCACTGTGCACGCCGGTGATCGTGTGGTTCCTGGCCCACACGCTGCCGCGCCGCGAGGTGCTGGCGTACGTGGCGGTCCTGGCGGTGGCTGCCACCCGGCCGTGGGTCCCGTCCTGGGAGACCGCGTACGCCGGGAGCACCACCGTCGTCCTGCCGGCCGTGCTCGGCCTGTACGTGCGGGCGCGCCGCGAGCTGGTGGGATCGCTCCGTCAACGGGCCGAGAGCGCCGAACGCGAGCAACACCTGCTGGCCGAGCGGGCCACAGCGGCGGAGCGGCAGCGGCTGGCCGGTGAGATGCACGACATCGTCACCCATCACGTCACCGAGATGGTGCTGGCCGCCGGCGCGCTGAAGGTGTCCACGACGGATCGCGCAGCTCAGGCCGCCGCCGAGCAGATTCGCAGCACCGGCTCGCGTGCTCTGGCCGAGCTGCGCGACCTGATCGGTATCCTGCGCCACGGCCACGAGCACAGCCATGAATACGGCCACGAGGACAAGCGCGGCGAGCCGCCGCACGTCATGCTGGCCCCCGCCGATGTGTGCGCCCTGGTGGAGGCGGCCGTTTCGGCGGGCAACCCGACCTCCCTGTACGTCACCGGCGAGCCGAAGGCGGTGACCCCGGCCGTTGCCCGGGGCGCGTACCGGGTGCTGCAGGAGGCGCTCACCAACGCCATGAAGCACGCGCATGGAGCCCGCGTGGACGTCGAGCTGACCTACGACCACGGCGCCGTGACGGTGACGGTGACCAACGCCCCTCCACCGCGCTCGAGCGACACTTTCCTGGCGGCGAGCGGCTCCGGAACGGGTCTCGACGGGCTGCGGCGCCGTGTCTTGCTGCTCGGCGGCTCCTTCGAAGCGAGCCCGGCTCTCTGCGGCGGGTTCCGGGTGTCGGCTGCCCTGCCCGCCTCCGTTCCCACCGACGAGGCCCCCAGCACATCGAACGGCGGGAGACCGGATGATTAG
- a CDS encoding carboxylesterase/lipase family protein translates to MSSRNVIARGVACLSAMALLLVQGCGAAKARAEPSTVPGLEVALDSGMIRGVEDGDVLRYRGIRYARPPVGELRWRPPQPVARWRGVVPATASGPACPQDNVNPKERSDVEDCLTLDVTVPKQAGLEKAGLEKAGPEKAGGKRKPVMVWLHGGGFVAGRGADYDPRRLAVQGDVVVVTVEFRLGVLGYLALPGMVGGGTFGLQDQQAALRWVRRNAAAFGGDAGNVTLFGESGGGVATCGHLTAPDSRGLFAKAIIQSGTCGTVLLAMPGAPRSPFWRSVKETHAATRTAATRLGCPAGRDAGRILACLRGKPVKDLLPQTGLFQAAAYGGPTLPTSPERALRTGDFARVPVLSGHTSKEALLFAGTLGLAGMPITDENLPALLREGFGSRAGGIARRYRREDYATASEAWAAPYTDAVFACPHAEDRDALARRVPVYAYVFGDDTVPPFIPSPPGFPAGAGHASELLYLFDVKEKPISLDGKPVPLTALQQSVARDMVAAWTSFARTGTPSVSGKPWPRWAATAGTGPVAHLITDRPGSTATTPVPACDRLNGP, encoded by the coding sequence ATGAGTTCACGAAACGTGATCGCCAGAGGTGTGGCCTGCTTGAGCGCCATGGCGCTGCTGCTCGTCCAGGGATGTGGCGCGGCGAAGGCCCGGGCCGAGCCGTCGACGGTCCCGGGCTTGGAGGTTGCCTTGGACAGCGGGATGATCCGAGGGGTCGAGGATGGGGATGTGCTGAGGTATCGCGGCATCCGCTATGCGCGCCCGCCGGTCGGGGAGCTGCGCTGGCGGCCACCGCAGCCGGTGGCCAGGTGGCGGGGGGTCGTGCCCGCAACAGCGTCCGGCCCCGCCTGCCCGCAGGACAACGTCAATCCGAAAGAGCGCAGCGACGTCGAAGACTGCCTGACGCTCGATGTCACCGTCCCCAAGCAGGCGGGCCTCGAGAAAGCGGGCCTCGAGAAAGCGGGCCCTGAGAAGGCGGGTGGGAAGCGCAAGCCCGTGATGGTCTGGCTGCACGGAGGCGGGTTCGTAGCGGGTAGGGGCGCCGACTACGACCCGCGCCGGCTGGCCGTCCAGGGGGACGTCGTGGTGGTCACGGTGGAATTCCGGCTGGGCGTCCTGGGTTACCTGGCACTGCCGGGGATGGTCGGCGGGGGTACGTTCGGGCTGCAGGACCAGCAGGCGGCGCTGCGCTGGGTACGGCGCAACGCGGCGGCGTTCGGCGGCGACGCGGGCAACGTGACGCTGTTCGGCGAGTCGGGCGGCGGCGTCGCCACCTGCGGCCACCTCACCGCCCCCGACAGCAGGGGCCTGTTCGCCAAGGCGATCATCCAGAGCGGCACCTGCGGAACTGTCCTGCTGGCGATGCCTGGAGCGCCGCGATCCCCGTTCTGGCGTTCGGTGAAGGAGACTCACGCCGCCACGCGGACGGCCGCGACGCGACTCGGCTGCCCGGCGGGGAGGGACGCGGGGAGGATCCTCGCTTGTCTGCGCGGCAAGCCGGTCAAGGATCTGCTGCCGCAGACCGGGCTGTTCCAGGCGGCGGCGTACGGCGGCCCGACCCTGCCCACCTCCCCGGAACGGGCGCTGCGTACGGGCGACTTCGCCCGCGTGCCGGTATTGTCCGGGCACACGAGCAAGGAGGCGCTGCTGTTCGCCGGGACGCTCGGCCTGGCCGGCATGCCGATCACGGATGAGAACCTGCCCGCTCTCCTGCGCGAGGGCTTCGGGAGCAGGGCCGGTGGCATCGCGCGCCGCTATCGGCGCGAGGACTACGCGACCGCGAGCGAGGCCTGGGCGGCCCCCTACACCGACGCCGTCTTCGCCTGCCCCCACGCCGAGGACCGCGACGCCCTGGCCCGCCGCGTGCCCGTGTACGCCTACGTGTTCGGCGATGACACCGTCCCGCCGTTCATCCCCTCCCCGCCCGGGTTCCCGGCCGGGGCCGGGCACGCCTCCGAACTGCTGTATCTGTTCGACGTCAAGGAGAAGCCGATCAGCCTGGACGGCAAGCCTGTCCCGCTCACCGCCCTCCAGCAGTCCGTGGCCCGGGATATGGTGGCCGCCTGGACATCGTTCGCGCGGACCGGCACGCCGTCGGTGAGCGGGAAGCCGTGGCCGCGCTGGGCGGCGACGGCGGGTACCGGGCCGGTGGCTCACCTGATCACCGACCGGCCGGGGAGCACCGCCACCACGCCGGTGCCCGCGTGCGACCGCCTCAACGGACCGTGA
- a CDS encoding DUF4158 domain-containing protein — protein sequence MDPAGLTEYGQREQTRRDHLRLAAGYRGWKSALADSTAMKELEQFLLDRAIEHDSPTLLFNLAREYLMAAKVLRRGVLILAKMVGTARKAAADLTSQFVGHLLTTEVRADLERMLVVDAGLGKTRLEWLVTPARDASTTSVKTEIDKLTWLRAIDAHQMDVSVLPNERRRFLAQVARRSTNQGLGWRKERKFPILLALAVPTPADQRVGLAEQLARPRRQMVAVVL from the coding sequence GTGGATCCGGCTGGTCTTACCGAGTATGGGCAGCGGGAGCAGACACGCAGGGATCATCTACGGCTCGCGGCCGGATATCGGGGCTGGAAGAGTGCGCTGGCCGACAGCACGGCGATGAAGGAGCTCGAGCAGTTCCTGCTGGACCGGGCGATAGAGCACGACTCGCCGACGCTGCTGTTCAACCTGGCGCGCGAGTATCTGATGGCGGCCAAGGTGCTCCGGCGCGGCGTGCTCATCTTGGCCAAGATGGTCGGCACGGCCCGCAAGGCGGCCGCTGATCTGACCTCGCAGTTCGTGGGGCACCTGCTGACCACTGAGGTCCGCGCCGATCTGGAGCGGATGCTGGTCGTGGATGCGGGGTTGGGGAAGACCCGGCTGGAGTGGCTAGTCACTCCAGCCAGGGACGCCTCGACCACGTCGGTGAAGACCGAGATCGACAAGCTGACCTGGTTGCGCGCGATCGACGCGCACCAGATGGATGTGTCGGTGCTGCCGAACGAGCGGCGCCGGTTCCTGGCGCAGGTCGCGCGCCGCTCTACCAATCAGGGGCTGGGGTGGCGCAAGGAGCGGAAGTTCCCGATCCTGCTGGCGTTGGCGGTGCCGACGCCAGCAGACCAGCGCGTCGGTCTCGCCGAGCAGCTCGCGCGCCCGCGCCGCCAGATGGTCGCAGTCGTCCTGTGA
- the rox gene encoding rifampin monooxygenase: MIDVIIAGGGPTGLMLAAELRLHGVDVLVLEKEVEPTKVVRSLGLHVRSIEVMDQRGLLERFLEHGKQYPLGGFFAGINKPLPPRMDTAHAYILGIPQTVTDRLLAERATELGAGPRWGCELVGLSQDEDGVTVELADGTRLRCGYLVGCDGGRSTVRKLLGVGFPGEPASTEWLLGEMEASEDPATIAAVVDEIRKTYRAFGVGPIGNGLFRAVVPAERVAEDRRIPPTIEEVRQRLRVFAGTDFGVHSPRWLSRFSDATRQAERYRVGRVLLAGDASHVHPPLGGQGLNLGIQDAFNLGWKLAAEVGGWAPEGLLDSYHTERHPVGADVLNNVRAQAELLSLEPGPQAVRRLMAELLDFEEVNRYLIETISVRYNFGEGSHLLGRRLRDMELKRGRLYELMRAGRGLLLDQTGRLSVAGWAERVDHVADVSEELDAPAVLLRPDGHVAWVGDDQQDLLDHLPKWFGAAAG, from the coding sequence ATGATTGACGTGATCATTGCCGGCGGCGGGCCAACCGGCTTGATGCTGGCCGCCGAGTTGCGGTTGCACGGCGTGGACGTGCTCGTACTGGAGAAGGAGGTGGAGCCGACGAAAGTTGTCCGCTCACTCGGCCTGCACGTACGCAGCATCGAGGTGATGGACCAGCGCGGCCTGCTGGAGCGATTTCTCGAGCACGGGAAGCAGTACCCGCTCGGCGGGTTCTTCGCCGGTATCAACAAACCGTTGCCTCCTCGGATGGACACCGCGCATGCGTACATCCTCGGCATCCCGCAGACCGTCACCGATCGCCTGCTGGCCGAGCGCGCCACCGAGCTCGGCGCCGGGCCACGGTGGGGCTGCGAGCTGGTCGGGCTGAGCCAGGACGAGGACGGCGTGACCGTCGAGCTGGCCGACGGCACGCGGCTGCGCTGCGGCTACCTCGTCGGTTGCGACGGCGGCCGGAGCACCGTACGCAAGCTGCTCGGCGTCGGCTTCCCCGGTGAGCCCGCCAGCACCGAGTGGCTGCTGGGTGAGATGGAGGCGAGTGAGGATCCGGCGACCATCGCCGCTGTCGTCGACGAGATACGCAAGACCTATCGCGCGTTCGGCGTCGGGCCGATCGGAAACGGTTTGTTCCGCGCTGTCGTGCCCGCCGAGCGGGTGGCCGAGGACCGCAGGATCCCGCCGACCATCGAGGAGGTCAGACAGCGGCTGCGGGTGTTCGCCGGCACCGACTTCGGCGTGCACTCACCGCGCTGGCTGTCACGGTTCAGCGACGCCACCCGGCAGGCCGAGCGCTACCGGGTCGGCCGTGTGCTGCTGGCCGGCGACGCCTCGCACGTCCACCCGCCGCTGGGCGGGCAGGGGCTCAACCTCGGCATCCAGGACGCGTTCAACCTGGGCTGGAAACTGGCCGCCGAGGTCGGCGGCTGGGCACCGGAGGGGCTGCTGGACAGCTACCACACCGAACGGCACCCGGTGGGCGCCGACGTGCTGAACAACGTTCGCGCGCAGGCCGAGCTGCTGTCCCTGGAGCCGGGTCCCCAGGCGGTGCGTCGGCTGATGGCGGAACTGCTGGACTTCGAGGAGGTGAACCGGTACTTGATCGAGACGATCTCGGTCCGTTACAACTTCGGCGAGGGATCTCACCTGCTCGGCCGGCGGCTGCGGGACATGGAGCTGAAGCGAGGGCGGCTCTACGAGCTGATGCGGGCAGGTCGTGGGCTACTGCTCGACCAGACCGGCCGGCTGTCGGTAGCCGGATGGGCGGAGCGGGTCGACCACGTCGCCGACGTCAGCGAGGAACTGGACGCGCCCGCCGTACTGCTGCGGCCGGACGGTCACGTGGCATGGGTCGGCGACGATCAGCAGGACCTGCTCGACCACCTGCCCAAATGGTTCGGCGCCGCCGCCGGCTGA